In Candidatus Bathyarchaeota archaeon, the genomic stretch GAAACTATTTTATCTTGTTTATGAGTTAATCATAAACTTAAATGCAAAGTTGCATATTCCAAATAACTTTCATTATAAATAAATTAATGCTACTTTAATTGCTATTAAATTTAGTTTTTCATCATCCTAGCGCGCCAATTTTTTCTCCTCTAATATTTTTTCTATAAGCTAAGCTTTCTCTTATCAATTCAGGTAGGGTTTCCTTTTTGATTTTTTCAAGCTTAACGCCTTCATTTTTAAGTTTAATCCATGCTTCCTTAATTTCTGGAGTTAAGCTTTCATCTTTTTCTTCAATTAATTTAATAACAGCTTGCTTTCCATTTTTAAAGAATAACTCAGATATTACAGTTATAGCTATAGCGCTAGGAGCCATAACAGCTATTTCGGATTCGATTAAGGCATAGTTGTTTCCATTAAAAGAAACAGCTAAACCATTATTTTTTTTAATTAACCTTAAAGCTTGAACATCAGTAATGCTATCGCCTATATAAACAGCTTCAGAAAATTTACTTTTATTCTTTTTTAAAATTTCTTTTACAGCATTAGCTTTTTCAAATCCACCTATAGGGTTAACCTCCTTTATTATTTTATAAGCTTTCATAGCCGGCAACTCTTTCCAGAAAACTTCATTCAACCTCTTTATTGTTTCTCTATCTTTTATAGAAAAATCTTTTAGCGATGAAGCTTTATCTGGAATTCTTATAGGGGTCATTTGGGAAATTTCTAGGGAAAGCTTTTTCAGCTTTTCAGCTTCTTTTTCATTAAGCTTATATTTATCGATATTTAATTTTGTGCAATAAACGTTTTCTATAGGGAAATTTAAGGTTTCGCATACAGCTTTAACATAAGGCTCATAGCTGGTGCTAACAATATAAACAGGCATTACTTCTTTAATATGCGTTAAAGCTTCTTTAGCTTTAGGCATTAAAAGAATATTTTTTCTAGAGTAATCTTCTATAGCTTCATTTGTAGCGCCGTAAGCCTTAAGAAATGGAAGAATAAGCTTTAATGTATCGCCAGCTTTATACCCCTTCTTTTTTACGATATAAGCTAAAACATCATCATAACTGCTTACAACAGCGAAAAAATTTTCGCCGTTTGGAATAAAATAGCTTGAAAGCTCAAAAGCATTATCATTCTTTGTTATAGGGCCTTCCCCATCAGTTATCAATATTCTCAATTATTTCCCTTCTTTAAAGCCTTATTCACTAAATCAACTTTTAGATTTTTTCTTTTAAAAAGATTTCTTTCATAAACTCATCCATTAAAAAATTAAAAACAAGCTTTAAGCTATTTATGTAAAAGGCTTCTATTTTAAATACTTTCGCAATCAACCTGGAAAAGATTTTTACAATATTATGTGATTTTAAGCTTTACGCCTTCAATAAGAGATTAAACACTTCACAGAATTTGTCATGATGCTTAAAGATTAAAAATTGAAAGATTTTGTTTTTTATTTTAAAAAAAGTTACAATAATGACGTTTTCAAGGGGGAGGGGGGTCCCCCCTCTTCATAAAAGCCTTGCTTCATCTTGATTTTATCTTGATTTTTTGAATTCACATCTTGATTCTATCTTGATTTTATCTTGATTTCTTAAAAGAAAAACAGACTTAGAAAACCGAAATGCCTCAATTTTCATTTTTCCTCTCTCTTAGTTTTTCAGCATCTTGCTTTCTTCGCAATGCATTAGCAATTATTGCGTCTTGAATTTCTTCGGGAGGAAGGTGTTTTGATGATTAAATCTTCAAGACATCTCACTTGTAACGTAAACATGCGTTAGGTTAAAAAAGCTTAGATTCAACATTTTCGCCATAAAATCCAATAAAGGTGCAAGCAGTAAAGCGCTGTCAAAGCTCCATCGAAATGCTCCACCTACTACTTCTTCAAAGACGT encodes the following:
- a CDS encoding HAD hydrolase family protein; this encodes MRILITDGEGPITKNDNAFELSSYFIPNGENFFAVVSSYDDVLAYIVKKKGYKAGDTLKLILPFLKAYGATNEAIEDYSRKNILLMPKAKEALTHIKEVMPVYIVSTSYEPYVKAVCETLNFPIENVYCTKLNIDKYKLNEKEAEKLKKLSLEISQMTPIRIPDKASSLKDFSIKDRETIKRLNEVFWKELPAMKAYKIIKEVNPIGGFEKANAVKEILKKNKSKFSEAVYIGDSITDVQALRLIKKNNGLAVSFNGNNYALIESEIAVMAPSAIAITVISELFFKNGKQAVIKLIEEKDESLTPEIKEAWIKLKNEGVKLEKIKKETLPELIRESLAYRKNIRGEKIGALG